The proteins below are encoded in one region of Halarsenatibacter silvermanii:
- a CDS encoding ABC transporter substrate-binding protein, with translation MSYKNDRINCPGIVLIISFVTIMLLLSLTVSEVLASNSSFKTVRDMAGREVKIPAEPDRIIGLGAGSLRMLSYFQEIERVAGVEDIETDEDYYDTPYRIANQEFKDKTVIGPQHGGDAELISGVDPDIILFFGDVSEADRLAASLEAPVVLLDYGDLYNYRDDFYQSIELTGEVLNSNERAEELISFFEETIADLKERSELVELEEAPAVYAGGMSYRGSHGFTSLRTPFPPFEFIRADDVTRDYLDYEAMTQVEISREMILDWDPDYIYLDTGNLPLIRTDFERFPEYRNLTAVRENRVYGLLPYASYNVNFGNVLANSYYIGSKIFSEAFADIDPEDKADDIFKFLFGEAVYAEVENRTGGFGSIDI, from the coding sequence ATGAGTTACAAGAATGATAGAATCAATTGCCCTGGAATTGTTTTGATTATATCATTTGTGACGATTATGCTCCTATTAAGCTTAACTGTTTCAGAAGTTCTGGCTTCGAATAGTTCATTTAAAACCGTCAGAGATATGGCCGGAAGAGAGGTTAAAATACCTGCAGAACCGGATAGAATAATAGGACTGGGCGCAGGATCTTTGCGGATGCTGTCTTACTTTCAGGAGATAGAAAGAGTAGCAGGGGTTGAGGATATCGAGACGGATGAGGATTATTACGATACTCCTTATCGTATTGCCAATCAGGAGTTCAAAGATAAAACAGTGATCGGGCCCCAGCATGGAGGGGATGCCGAATTAATTTCCGGAGTAGATCCAGATATTATATTGTTTTTTGGAGACGTTTCAGAAGCCGATAGATTGGCTGCATCTTTAGAGGCTCCCGTTGTTTTACTGGATTATGGAGATCTTTATAATTACCGGGATGATTTTTATCAGTCTATAGAATTAACCGGTGAAGTGCTGAATAGTAATGAAAGAGCTGAAGAGTTGATAAGCTTTTTTGAGGAAACTATAGCGGATTTAAAAGAGAGATCAGAATTGGTTGAGCTAGAGGAGGCTCCTGCCGTTTATGCCGGAGGCATGTCATACAGAGGCAGTCATGGTTTCACTTCTCTTAGAACACCTTTTCCTCCTTTTGAATTTATTAGAGCCGATGATGTAACCCGCGATTACCTTGACTATGAAGCTATGACCCAGGTGGAAATCAGCAGAGAAATGATACTGGACTGGGATCCTGATTATATATATCTGGACACAGGTAATCTGCCTCTGATCAGGACAGACTTTGAGAGATTTCCGGAATACCGAAATTTAACTGCGGTTAGAGAAAATAGAGTATACGGCCTGCTGCCCTATGCCTCCTATAATGTCAATTTTGGGAATGTCCTGGCCAACAGTTATTACATCGGAAGTAAAATTTTCAGCGAGGCTTTCGCTGATATCGATCCTGAAGATAAAGCAGATGACATTTTTAAGTTTCTTTTTGGTGAAGCCGTTTATGCAGAGGTGGAAAATAGGACAGGTGGCTTTGGTTCGATCGATATTTAA